ACCCGAACGGCTGGGAGTTCATGGAAAACAAGCTGCGCAGTCCGATCGTGACGGTTCCTCTTGAAACCCAGCTTGAAACGGTCATTGTCGCGTCAGAAATACCTAAAAGCCGGAGCGAGCAACTACTGATTGAAGTCTTGCAAAACCCTCAACGTAACGACGAACTACGCGCTGGAGCAGCATGGGCGCTTGGCCAATTCGCTTCTGCGGCGTCTGCGTCTACACTTATTGACACTTTCAACTCAAGCCCTTTGGATATCAAGGTTGAAGCGGCACGCGCGCTTTTGCGAATTGCTGAACCACAAATTCCTCACTTGATTGATCTTCTCAAAAATGGAGACCCCGGCAAACGCGACGGCATATCGTGGGTACTCGCACGAACAGGCAAATTTAATCCATCAGACATGGTCGCAGGGGCCGATGGAAACCTAAGAAAATGGATGAGTTACATTGTCGGCTATGGAAAAGAAAATTTCGTTCAAGGTGATGTTGAGGCCATCTGCATGGCTGACCCGGAAGTTTATTTCGCCGCAAGCGTATTGTGGCAGATTCTGGCGAGCTGGGTCAACGACCTGAGAGAATACTGACATGCACAGCAGACCGCTTTACCGCACCACCAGAGGTCAGGCCTATGTTGGAGATTCGCTTGAACTCCTCGGCGAATTGCCCGACAACAGCATTGATCTAGTCATGACATCACCGCCATTCGCACTTCAGCGCCAAAAGACCTATGGCAACGTAGAGGAAACGGAGTACGTCCAGTGGATTAAACCCTTCGGTAAAGAGGTTTTCCGAGTTCTCAAAGAAAGTGGGAGTTTCGTTCTCGACTTAGGCGGGGCTTACCGTTCTGGGATTCCGTCCCGTTCTTTGTACAACTTCCGCGTACTCTTGGCTTTTTGCGACGAAATCATGTTTCACCTTGCTGAAGATTTCTACTGGTTCAATCCAGCAAAGCTCCCGTCGCCCATTGAATGGGTAAACAAGCGAAAAATTCGGGCAAAAGATTCCGTTAACACTGTATGGTGGTTCAGTAAAACCGAATTCCCAAAAGCCGATGTTCGGAAGGTGCTGGCTAAATATTCCGATAGGATGAAGAAGTTGATCGAGGACCCGAAAAGTTTCTATACGCCAAAAAAACGCCCATCAGGCCACGACATAAGCGCTGGATTTGGTAAGGA
This window of the Desulfomonilaceae bacterium genome carries:
- a CDS encoding site-specific DNA-methyltransferase, which produces MHSRPLYRTTRGQAYVGDSLELLGELPDNSIDLVMTSPPFALQRQKTYGNVEETEYVQWIKPFGKEVFRVLKESGSFVLDLGGAYRSGIPSRSLYNFRVLLAFCDEIMFHLAEDFYWFNPAKLPSPIEWVNKRKIRAKDSVNTVWWFSKTEFPKADVRKVLAKYSDRMKKLIEDPKSFYTPKKRPSGHDISAGFGKDNGGAIPSNLLSIPNTDSNSSYLRLCKELGLERHPARFPSEFPAFFIKMLTDEGDVVLDIFGGSNTTGFVAEALKRKWLTFEINREYLATSVLRFLEAHSAESVTRVLGQLNNIHANYFIDETVCALDPAKKAKSKDETLGQGVLFASYNR